A single window of Paenibacillus sp. FSL H8-0537 DNA harbors:
- the fabV gene encoding enoyl-ACP reductase FabV yields MIIQPKTRGFICTTAHPEGCAEQVLRQVEYVKSKPAIAGPRNVLVIGASTGYGLASRIVSSFAAGANTIGVYFDKAAEGARTASAGWYNSAAFEKAAAEAGRKSFSIVGDAFSDEIKTQTLDLIRSELGTIDLVVYSVASPRRTHPKTGETFSSVIKPIGGTYTNKTVNFHSGDVTEATIEPATEDEIRQTIAVMGGEDWQMWIDQLEEAGLLADGATTVAYSYIGPEITHAVYREGTIGYAKNDLEATAKRLSKQLSTKGGRAFVSVNKALVTQSSSAIPVVPLYISALYKVMKENGTHEGCIEQMYRLFSDRLYNASGETLVDDRGLIRVDDWEMRPEIQAEVAKLWSELTTENVYELSDLAGYRKEFFQLFGFETDGIDYEADANPDVAIPNLR; encoded by the coding sequence ATGATCATTCAACCAAAAACACGCGGTTTTATTTGTACGACAGCACATCCAGAAGGCTGCGCCGAGCAGGTCCTTCGTCAAGTCGAGTATGTAAAATCCAAGCCGGCCATTGCAGGCCCGCGCAATGTGCTCGTAATCGGCGCTTCGACAGGCTACGGCCTAGCATCGCGCATCGTCTCCTCCTTTGCAGCTGGCGCCAATACGATTGGCGTTTATTTCGACAAAGCCGCTGAAGGCGCGCGCACGGCTTCCGCAGGCTGGTACAACTCCGCTGCTTTCGAGAAAGCGGCAGCAGAAGCAGGCCGCAAATCGTTCAGCATCGTCGGAGACGCTTTCTCTGATGAAATCAAAACCCAAACGCTGGATCTGATCCGCAGTGAGCTGGGCACCATTGATCTTGTCGTGTACAGCGTAGCATCACCGCGCCGTACTCATCCAAAAACCGGCGAAACCTTTTCTTCGGTCATTAAGCCGATTGGCGGCACTTACACGAACAAAACGGTTAACTTCCACAGCGGCGACGTAACAGAAGCGACAATCGAGCCGGCTACTGAGGATGAAATTCGCCAGACGATTGCCGTTATGGGCGGCGAAGACTGGCAAATGTGGATCGATCAGCTTGAGGAAGCAGGCTTACTGGCAGACGGCGCAACTACTGTTGCCTATTCCTATATCGGCCCGGAAATTACGCATGCGGTTTACCGTGAAGGTACAATTGGTTATGCTAAAAATGATCTCGAAGCAACGGCGAAGCGCCTGAGCAAGCAGCTCAGCACGAAAGGCGGACGGGCCTTCGTTTCCGTTAACAAAGCGCTCGTTACCCAATCCAGCTCGGCGATTCCAGTTGTACCACTGTACATTTCCGCGCTGTATAAGGTTATGAAGGAAAATGGCACGCATGAAGGCTGTATCGAGCAAATGTACCGCCTGTTCTCTGATCGCCTGTACAATGCTTCCGGCGAAACACTCGTTGACGACAGAGGCCTAATCCGCGTTGACGATTGGGAAATGAGACCTGAAATCCAAGCTGAGGTTGCGAAGCTGTGGTCAGAGCTGACTACAGAAAATGTGTACGAGCTGTCCGACCTTGCTGGCTACCGCAAAGAGTTTTTCCAGCTGTTCGGCTTTGAAACCGATGGCATTGATTATGAAGCCGATGCCAACCCGGATGTTGCCATCCCTAACCTTCGTTAG
- a CDS encoding HPr family phosphocarrier protein, with product MISQTFTILNPTGFHVRPAKTFVQAASAFPCKISVLNKGKKVNGKSSLSMLTLGIAVNEEVTLEIDGEQEAEAMKALGDLLTQIHE from the coding sequence ATGATCAGTCAAACGTTTACGATTCTTAACCCAACAGGTTTTCACGTTCGCCCGGCTAAAACTTTCGTTCAGGCCGCAAGCGCCTTTCCCTGCAAAATTTCCGTCCTGAACAAGGGCAAAAAAGTAAATGGCAAAAGCTCGCTCAGCATGCTGACGCTCGGCATTGCCGTGAACGAGGAAGTAACGCTGGAAATCGACGGCGAGCAGGAAGCCGAAGCGATGAAGGCCCTTGGCGATTTGCTGACACAAATTCACGAATAA
- a CDS encoding ribose-phosphate pyrophosphokinase → MQKVKIFSGSSNRALAEEICGSLGIPLGNVAISRQQSGEIHVSYEEPIRTCHVFIVQALSHPVNEHLVELMIMIDAAKRASAKTINLVIPYYGYARQERKSAPREPISAKLVADVLTTVGAHRIITVDLHADPIQGFFEIPVDHLTALDLIIRHLKSQNIVNPVVVSPDAGRASTAEKLANYLDCPFAIMIKNRPAHNQSEITHIIGEVEGMTPIIIEDLIDTGSTIVNVVEALHKKGAHDAYVCATHGLFSANAIEKLTHPNIRQVVVTDTIALSDHSDKFFVLPMSPLIATAIKIISEGGSLDKLFKIGG, encoded by the coding sequence ATGCAGAAGGTTAAAATATTTTCGGGATCATCCAATCGCGCGCTTGCCGAGGAAATTTGTGGTTCACTCGGTATTCCGCTGGGCAATGTCGCCATATCCCGCCAGCAAAGCGGCGAAATTCACGTATCGTATGAAGAACCAATTCGGACATGCCATGTCTTTATTGTACAAGCACTGTCCCATCCGGTTAATGAACATTTAGTGGAATTGATGATTATGATCGATGCGGCGAAGCGCGCTTCCGCCAAAACCATTAATCTCGTCATTCCTTATTATGGATATGCGCGCCAGGAACGCAAATCCGCTCCTCGTGAGCCGATTTCTGCCAAGCTGGTGGCTGATGTGCTGACTACGGTCGGCGCTCATCGCATCATTACCGTGGATTTGCATGCAGATCCTATTCAAGGCTTTTTCGAAATCCCGGTCGATCATCTGACGGCTCTGGATCTCATTATCAGACATTTGAAAAGCCAAAATATCGTCAATCCCGTCGTCGTTTCGCCGGATGCTGGACGAGCTTCAACAGCAGAGAAGCTGGCGAACTACTTGGATTGCCCGTTTGCTATCATGATCAAAAACCGTCCGGCCCACAACCAGTCGGAAATTACCCATATTATCGGTGAAGTGGAAGGCATGACGCCGATTATTATTGAGGATTTGATCGATACAGGCAGCACCATCGTAAACGTCGTTGAAGCGCTCCACAAAAAAGGCGCCCATGATGCCTACGTTTGTGCAACGCACGGCTTGTTCTCGGCCAACGCCATCGAGAAGCTGACGCATCCGAACATCCGTCAAGTGGTTGTAACGGATACGATTGCGCTAAGCGATCATTCGGACAAATTTTTCGTACTGCCAATGTCACCGCTCATTGCAACCGCCATTAAGATCATTTCCGAAGGCGGCTCGCTCGATAAGCTCTTCAAAATCGGCGGCTAA
- a CDS encoding PTS mannitol transporter subunit IICBA, producing MSSQEVQPSSSGGVKVGVQKFGRFLSGMVMPNIGAFIAWGIITTLFIPTGWFPNEDLATLVGPTITYLLPLLIGYTGGKMVHGTRGGVIGAMVTMGVILGSDITMFLGAMIVGPLAAWILKKFDQALEGKIPSGFEMLINNFSSGIIGAALSIGAYKGVGPLVTSFSNMISSGVEFLINHGLLPLANILIEPGKILFLNNAINHGILSPIGLEQSLATGKSIMFMLESNPGPGLGILLAYWLFGKGAAKGSAPGAIIIQFFGGIHEIYFPYVLMNPRLILAVIGGGMAGTFTFSLLGAGLTAAPSPGSILAYFALVPKDGYFAMISGVVVAAAVSFVIGALLLKTSKNTQGDIEEATNKMQDMKASSKGAETAGTQAGTASAAANTVRSKDEVNKIIFACDAGMGSSAMGASIMKKKVKAAGLPVQVTNTAINDLPSDADIVITHKSLTERARLKVPGAEHISIEDFLKSPEYDALIKRLS from the coding sequence ATGAGTAGTCAAGAAGTACAACCATCGTCATCCGGCGGCGTAAAGGTAGGGGTGCAAAAATTCGGCCGATTCCTAAGTGGAATGGTTATGCCGAATATCGGTGCATTTATTGCCTGGGGGATTATTACAACCCTGTTCATTCCTACCGGCTGGTTTCCAAATGAAGATTTGGCAACGCTTGTTGGCCCAACCATTACTTATTTGCTTCCGCTCCTGATCGGTTATACAGGTGGTAAAATGGTTCACGGCACCCGTGGCGGCGTCATCGGGGCAATGGTTACAATGGGCGTTATTCTCGGATCGGACATTACCATGTTCCTCGGAGCCATGATCGTAGGTCCGCTGGCCGCATGGATATTGAAAAAATTTGACCAAGCGCTGGAAGGCAAAATCCCATCTGGCTTTGAAATGCTTATTAACAACTTTTCTTCCGGAATCATTGGCGCTGCGCTCTCTATTGGAGCATACAAAGGTGTTGGCCCCCTCGTTACTTCATTCAGCAACATGATTTCTTCTGGCGTTGAATTTCTCATCAACCACGGGCTATTGCCGCTGGCGAACATTTTAATTGAGCCGGGTAAAATTTTGTTCCTGAACAATGCGATCAACCACGGTATTTTAAGTCCAATCGGGCTTGAGCAATCGCTTGCTACTGGCAAATCCATTATGTTCATGCTGGAGTCGAATCCAGGTCCCGGCCTTGGTATTTTGCTCGCTTATTGGCTGTTTGGCAAAGGCGCAGCGAAAGGCTCTGCTCCTGGTGCGATCATCATTCAATTTTTCGGCGGTATTCACGAAATTTATTTCCCATACGTCCTGATGAATCCGCGCCTTATCCTTGCGGTAATCGGCGGCGGCATGGCTGGCACATTCACCTTCTCCCTGCTGGGCGCTGGTCTTACAGCCGCTCCTTCGCCTGGAAGTATTCTCGCTTATTTTGCGCTAGTGCCTAAAGATGGCTACTTCGCCATGATTAGCGGCGTTGTCGTTGCGGCGGCGGTATCGTTCGTAATCGGCGCGCTTCTGCTGAAAACAAGCAAAAACACGCAGGGCGATATTGAGGAAGCAACGAATAAAATGCAAGATATGAAGGCCTCTTCTAAAGGCGCTGAAACAGCTGGCACTCAAGCTGGCACGGCTTCCGCAGCTGCTAATACGGTGAGATCGAAAGACGAAGTAAACAAAATTATTTTTGCCTGCGACGCTGGAATGGGCTCTAGTGCAATGGGCGCTTCCATTATGAAAAAGAAAGTCAAAGCTGCTGGCCTCCCTGTACAGGTGACCAACACAGCGATCAATGATCTACCGTCTGATGCGGATATCGTCATTACCCATAAATCGCTGACTGAACGGGCGCGCCTTAAAGTTCCTGGAGCTGAGCACATCTCCATTGAAGATTTCTTGAAGAGCCCCGAGTATGATGCTTTAATCAAAAGATTAAGTTAA
- a CDS encoding mannitol-1-phosphate 5-dehydrogenase, protein MRAVHFGAGNIGRGFIGLLLSQAGCSVTFVDVNASLVALLQEKQQYTVKLASEQAESFTVSGVDAINGNDTALVAAAIAEADLVTTAVGVSVLKHIAGAIAEGITLRLAKNSAAFASPLPIIACENAIGGSSQLKVLVYSHLAADVRAQAEQAIAFPDAAVDRIVPQQLHDDPLQVTVEPFYEWTVDRSALPQGTPEIPGIHYVDQLQPYIERKLFTVNTGHCVAAYYGYLQGYATIQEAMQDAAVRSEVEGALKETGAMLVRTYSFSENEHQAYIEQILERFINPYLTDEVVRVGRSPIRKLSPDDRLVRPALLAFELGLPTVHLTKAMASALRFAYTEDPEAAEIQAALASSTLSEVIARYTSLPADHPLHGQIVEAYSKL, encoded by the coding sequence ATGAGGGCCGTCCATTTTGGCGCCGGCAACATCGGCAGAGGCTTCATCGGCCTCCTGCTCTCACAAGCAGGCTGCAGCGTAACCTTCGTCGATGTAAATGCCTCCCTCGTCGCGCTGCTGCAGGAAAAACAGCAATACACCGTTAAGCTTGCAAGCGAGCAAGCAGAGTCGTTCACAGTCTCGGGCGTGGACGCGATTAATGGCAATGATACGGCGCTCGTTGCCGCAGCGATTGCCGAGGCAGATCTCGTCACGACAGCCGTCGGCGTGTCAGTCCTGAAGCATATTGCCGGAGCCATTGCTGAAGGCATCACGCTTCGTCTGGCGAAGAACTCGGCAGCTTTCGCTTCCCCATTGCCTATTATCGCCTGTGAAAACGCGATTGGCGGCAGTTCGCAGCTTAAGGTGCTTGTTTATTCCCATCTGGCCGCTGACGTTAGAGCACAGGCGGAGCAAGCGATTGCTTTTCCAGATGCGGCTGTTGACCGCATCGTTCCGCAACAGCTGCATGACGATCCACTGCAAGTGACCGTAGAGCCTTTTTACGAGTGGACGGTTGACCGCTCTGCGCTGCCGCAAGGAACGCCGGAAATTCCCGGCATCCATTATGTCGATCAGCTCCAGCCCTATATTGAGCGCAAGCTGTTCACCGTAAATACCGGACATTGCGTTGCCGCTTATTATGGCTATTTGCAAGGGTATGCCACTATACAGGAAGCAATGCAGGACGCGGCTGTCCGCAGTGAAGTCGAGGGCGCGCTTAAAGAAACGGGTGCGATGCTTGTTCGTACTTACAGCTTCTCAGAAAACGAGCATCAAGCATACATTGAGCAAATTTTAGAGCGTTTTATTAATCCTTATTTGACGGATGAAGTGGTGCGTGTTGGACGTTCGCCGATTCGCAAGCTGTCGCCGGATGACCGTCTTGTGCGGCCCGCCCTGCTCGCCTTCGAGCTTGGCCTGCCTACTGTCCATTTGACTAAAGCAATGGCATCAGCGCTGCGCTTTGCCTATACAGAAGACCCCGAAGCTGCGGAAATTCAAGCAGCTCTTGCAAGCTCAACACTGAGCGAGGTTATTGCGCGTTATACGTCACTGCCAGCGGATCATCCGCTGCACGGACAAATCGTAGAAGCCTACAGCAAGCTTTGA
- a CDS encoding CotH kinase family protein: protein MKAKASTLLLSLCFLLLLLTLTACTNGTGSTTTEASVVSDGEQTLDETVFPKDKVIDVKITVDKDDFQNMLDNASSEEFKEATVDYNGQVFNNVGLRTKGNLSLISVVNNKDSDRYSLKLSFDEYVNQTIEGVSKINLNNNYSDASYLREFLTYELAEAMGLPTPKYSYVNVYVNGEFWGFYLAVEQIGEEYLERNFGNSYGALYKANGGTGSELNWLGTLKSYTGLDRKSASSNDDILMKMLDELNNGTDYDSVLDVQEVLKFIALNTVAGNMDSYLSMTKHNYYLYEDDGLFSILPWDYNMSFGGFGGAGVLIDEPTSGKLAERPLVAKLLAVDEYKEQYHAIIKEMIEGYLADDTLAARVKEISELISPYVKADPSSFYSYEEYEQGITTVLSFASTQVASVTQQLNGIIPSSGDGSGSGSNGFEEGMGGMGGGFPGGDGAPNDGANAAGGNAPNDSANAAGGNPPADGANAAGGQGFGGGGFPGGAPGGQGGMMAPPNGMDFGGMMPPNGMGFGGQNAQPQGSISEAITAGIALIILILSGVFVLFYNRRRL from the coding sequence ATGAAGGCAAAAGCTTCAACCTTGCTTCTAAGTCTGTGCTTCCTCCTTCTGCTTCTCACCCTTACAGCCTGTACCAATGGTACAGGCTCTACTACAACGGAAGCAAGTGTTGTTTCTGATGGGGAGCAGACGCTGGATGAGACGGTATTTCCCAAGGACAAGGTTATTGACGTAAAAATTACAGTGGACAAAGATGATTTTCAAAATATGCTGGACAATGCCAGCTCCGAGGAATTTAAGGAAGCGACCGTCGATTACAACGGCCAAGTTTTCAATAATGTCGGCTTACGCACGAAGGGCAATCTAAGCTTGATCAGCGTCGTCAATAATAAAGATTCGGACCGCTACAGCTTAAAGCTCTCATTCGACGAATATGTTAATCAGACGATTGAAGGCGTTAGCAAAATCAATCTAAACAACAATTACAGCGACGCCTCCTATTTGCGTGAGTTCCTTACCTATGAGCTTGCTGAAGCGATGGGCTTGCCAACCCCTAAATATTCCTATGTGAATGTGTATGTAAATGGCGAGTTTTGGGGCTTTTACTTAGCCGTTGAGCAAATTGGCGAGGAATATTTGGAGCGTAACTTTGGCAACAGCTACGGTGCGCTTTATAAGGCAAACGGCGGAACCGGCAGCGAGCTGAACTGGCTGGGTACGTTAAAATCATATACGGGGCTTGATCGTAAATCGGCTTCGTCCAATGATGATATTTTGATGAAAATGCTCGATGAATTAAATAATGGAACGGACTATGACAGCGTTTTGGATGTACAGGAAGTGCTGAAGTTTATCGCCTTGAACACAGTCGCGGGCAATATGGACAGCTACTTGTCGATGACAAAGCATAACTACTATTTATATGAGGATGATGGTCTGTTCTCGATTTTGCCATGGGATTACAATATGTCCTTCGGCGGCTTTGGAGGCGCAGGCGTACTCATTGATGAACCGACGTCAGGCAAACTGGCGGAACGGCCTCTCGTCGCAAAATTGCTGGCAGTAGATGAATACAAGGAGCAATACCACGCGATTATAAAAGAAATGATTGAAGGATATTTGGCAGACGATACCCTTGCTGCCCGTGTTAAAGAAATATCCGAGCTTATTTCTCCTTATGTAAAAGCGGACCCTTCCTCCTTCTATTCTTATGAAGAGTATGAGCAAGGCATTACGACGGTGCTTTCCTTTGCAAGCACGCAGGTAGCAAGCGTCACGCAGCAGCTCAACGGTATAATCCCCTCCTCTGGCGATGGCTCCGGAAGCGGCAGCAACGGCTTTGAAGAGGGCATGGGCGGTATGGGCGGCGGTTTCCCTGGTGGAGACGGCGCTCCAAATGACGGGGCTAATGCAGCGGGGGGCAATGCTCCAAATGACAGTGCTAATGCAGCAGGCGGCAATCCTCCAGCTGATGGTGCTAACGCGGCGGGCGGTCAGGGCTTCGGTGGTGGTGGCTTTCCCGGCGGCGCTCCCGGTGGACAAGGCGGCATGATGGCGCCACCGAATGGCATGGATTTTGGCGGTATGATGCCACCAAATGGCATGGGCTTCGGCGGTCAAAATGCCCAGCCCCAGGGCAGCATTTCGGAAGCTATTACTGCAGGCATCGCCTTAATCATTTTGATCTTGTCGGGTGTTTTCGTTTTATTCTACAACCGCAGAAGGCTGTAA
- a CDS encoding BglG family transcription antiterminator, with translation MCRLLKHTEPIKQFSLSHQLRVTMPTISHDLDELEQMIRNHGLTLVRRRGYGVEISGPEPAKRLFIAWLAQTHLDESDLFGQAQEAAAQHPLSKELLAMVGRKPFFSLEQAFWKLEDGWQLHLSEKEHLHLLIRLAVTLTRIQEGHLIPPHVNGPLPSYSARGGSKAEELLRMLALELPAEEVRYIAKLLKATDSSEEDGLLLAQGDWTLSASVTKLIAFMEEQLGEPFTEDRSLREGLQQHMLPAFRRIEEGSTIRNPLLAQIKKDYELLFTLIRKGVNAIISTIEVPDEEIGYMVMHFGASMERLRQFPRKVRAVLVCTSGIGSSKLLAVRISKELPQIELIGNRSWYEAARMPEQQYDLIISTVDLPIAAERYIKLSPLLLEAEVERLRSFIQNITLKHAPSPKTPETSSHSPLERLMQLKMYASDAVMLLETFQVYTMPERPGLPRGDLAGVTEELIERIRHLHAVTDEQKVVQLLLTREQHGSQVIPDTELALFHTRSDAIAFPVLSLFRFNEPLPFGDSSAVPVKQILLMLGPAELRRTALEILSEVSAMLLMSELTELLKHGSAAEIQAFISFHLEKEIKFKLDWRNEP, from the coding sequence TTGTGCAGGCTGCTTAAGCATACCGAGCCGATTAAACAATTTTCGCTCTCCCACCAGCTGCGCGTTACGATGCCAACGATTAGCCATGATCTTGATGAGCTGGAGCAAATGATTCGCAATCATGGGCTGACACTTGTGCGCAGGCGCGGCTATGGCGTAGAAATAAGCGGACCAGAGCCAGCAAAAAGGCTGTTCATTGCTTGGCTCGCGCAAACGCATCTGGACGAATCCGACCTGTTCGGCCAAGCTCAGGAAGCCGCAGCCCAGCATCCTTTATCCAAGGAGCTGCTGGCGATGGTTGGCAGGAAGCCTTTTTTCTCCTTGGAGCAGGCGTTTTGGAAGCTGGAGGATGGCTGGCAGCTGCATTTGTCAGAAAAAGAGCATTTACATCTGCTCATTCGGCTTGCTGTCACGCTGACGCGAATTCAGGAAGGGCATTTGATTCCGCCGCATGTGAACGGACCTCTGCCTTCCTACTCAGCAAGAGGGGGAAGCAAAGCCGAGGAGCTGCTGCGCATGCTTGCATTGGAGCTGCCTGCTGAGGAAGTCCGCTATATCGCTAAGCTGCTCAAAGCGACCGATTCGTCTGAAGAAGACGGACTGCTGCTCGCCCAGGGAGATTGGACGCTCAGCGCAAGCGTAACGAAGCTGATTGCTTTTATGGAGGAGCAGCTCGGTGAGCCTTTTACCGAGGACCGTTCCCTCAGAGAAGGGCTGCAGCAGCATATGCTCCCTGCTTTTCGCAGAATTGAGGAAGGCAGCACGATTCGCAATCCGCTGCTGGCACAAATTAAGAAAGATTATGAATTGCTGTTTACCCTTATTCGCAAAGGCGTTAATGCTATTATAAGCACGATCGAAGTGCCTGATGAGGAAATTGGCTACATGGTCATGCATTTTGGCGCCTCCATGGAACGGCTGAGGCAGTTTCCGCGAAAAGTTAGAGCGGTGCTCGTATGCACCAGCGGTATCGGTTCTTCAAAGCTGCTTGCCGTTCGAATTAGCAAGGAGCTGCCGCAAATCGAGCTGATTGGCAACCGTTCTTGGTACGAAGCGGCTCGCATGCCGGAGCAGCAATACGATCTTATTATTTCAACCGTTGATTTGCCGATAGCTGCCGAGCGTTATATTAAGCTAAGCCCTCTGCTGCTGGAAGCGGAAGTCGAACGACTGCGATCCTTTATTCAAAATATTACGCTCAAGCATGCTCCGTCGCCAAAAACGCCGGAAACGAGCAGCCACTCGCCGCTGGAGCGGTTGATGCAGTTAAAAATGTATGCTTCCGATGCGGTTATGCTGCTGGAAACCTTTCAGGTTTATACGATGCCGGAGCGGCCCGGCCTGCCGCGCGGCGATTTAGCGGGCGTCACCGAGGAGCTGATTGAGCGCATTCGGCATTTGCATGCTGTGACCGACGAGCAGAAGGTCGTTCAACTGCTCCTAACACGGGAGCAGCATGGCAGCCAGGTCATTCCAGACACGGAGCTGGCATTGTTCCATACTCGCTCGGATGCCATTGCCTTTCCTGTGCTCAGTCTGTTTCGGTTTAATGAGCCGCTGCCATTTGGAGACAGCAGCGCTGTCCCCGTGAAGCAAATTTTATTGATGCTTGGCCCTGCCGAGCTTCGCCGCACCGCTTTGGAGATTTTGAGCGAAGTGAGCGCGATGCTGCTGATGTCGGAGCTGACAGAGCTGCTCAAGCACGGCAGCGCCGCGGAAATTCAAGCTTTTATATCCTTTCACCTAGAGAAAGAAATCAAATTCAAACTGGATTGGAGAAATGAGCCATGA
- a CDS encoding PTS sugar transporter subunit IIA, whose protein sequence is MTILSTDKVKLNVQVNDKYEAIRLAGQLLVEAGHVPASYVDKMLEREELLSTYIGGGLAMPHGTNDSKSLIHSTGMSILIVPGGVDFGGDEPAKLIIGLAAVGDDHLNILTSVAMLVSEEDDMERILNASSEAELIAIFEQGMEE, encoded by the coding sequence ATGACTATTTTATCCACAGACAAAGTGAAATTGAACGTTCAAGTTAATGACAAATATGAGGCGATCCGCCTTGCGGGACAACTGCTTGTTGAAGCAGGCCATGTTCCGGCGTCCTATGTGGACAAAATGCTTGAGCGCGAAGAGCTGCTCTCGACCTATATTGGCGGCGGACTGGCGATGCCCCACGGCACCAATGATTCCAAAAGCCTTATCCACTCGACGGGCATGTCCATCCTAATCGTGCCTGGCGGGGTAGACTTTGGCGGCGACGAGCCAGCCAAGCTCATTATTGGCCTGGCAGCAGTCGGCGATGACCATCTGAACATCTTAACAAGCGTTGCGATGCTCGTATCCGAGGAAGACGATATGGAGCGGATTTTGAACGCTAGCTCAGAGGCTGAGCTTATCGCGATTTTCGAGCAAGGTATGGAAGAATGA
- the ptsP gene encoding phosphoenolpyruvate--protein phosphotransferase, translating into MTTQWKGTGASPGLAAAPAYFIHQDHYTPKKLEAVNRTGEIQRFRSAVAQAQEEIEAIRVSTEQKLGADKAEIFEGHLMILEDPDFIDAAEEKMSEEGINAEYALHEVATSFIELLQAMEDELLQGRAVDIKDVAGRIMSHLRGVPHLDLANMTEECIIIAEDLTPSDTAQLNLDVVRGFITEIGSRTSHSAIMARTLEIPAIVGVGSALRSLPADAFILMDAEAGSIIINPSADELAVFQQQKQQYDQHKAELTKLRDQPSFSRDGKQVELAANIGKLADVQRALDNGAEGIGLFRTEFLYMGRSSLPTEEEQYTSYKYVLEKMNGKPVVIRTLDIGGDKELPYMDLPKESNPFLGQRALRLCLDRQDIFRTQLRALLRASSHGNLKIMFPMIAVIEELLEAKKLLAEEQAKLAAEGIAVADHIEVGMMVEIPSAAVSADLFAPEVDFFSIGTNDLIQYTMAADRMNETVSYLYQPWHPSILRLISMVIKAAKQEGKWVGMCGEMAGDTTAIPLLLGLGLDEFSMSAGAILQARQLVGELDQAEWAAYAEQALLIRSYEQVTDFVEQKRK; encoded by the coding sequence ATGACAACACAATGGAAGGGTACCGGAGCGTCGCCAGGACTTGCAGCAGCTCCCGCTTACTTTATTCATCAAGACCACTATACGCCGAAAAAGCTTGAAGCTGTAAATAGAACCGGGGAGATTCAACGCTTTCGCAGCGCAGTAGCCCAGGCGCAGGAAGAAATTGAAGCAATCAGGGTATCCACGGAGCAAAAGCTTGGCGCGGATAAAGCTGAAATTTTCGAAGGCCATTTAATGATTTTAGAAGACCCTGATTTCATTGATGCTGCAGAAGAAAAAATGAGCGAAGAAGGCATTAACGCTGAATATGCCCTTCATGAGGTTGCAACGTCCTTCATTGAACTGCTGCAAGCGATGGAGGATGAGCTGCTTCAAGGCCGCGCCGTCGATATTAAAGATGTGGCGGGCCGCATTATGAGTCATTTGCGCGGAGTGCCCCATCTCGATCTCGCGAATATGACGGAGGAATGTATTATTATTGCCGAGGATTTGACGCCTTCGGATACGGCGCAGCTCAATTTGGACGTCGTACGCGGCTTCATTACCGAAATCGGCAGCCGCACTTCCCATTCCGCCATTATGGCGCGGACGCTGGAAATTCCGGCAATCGTAGGCGTCGGCTCCGCCCTCCGCTCATTGCCAGCGGATGCTTTCATCCTAATGGATGCCGAGGCTGGCTCCATCATCATCAACCCGTCCGCTGACGAGCTCGCTGTCTTCCAGCAGCAAAAGCAGCAATATGACCAGCATAAGGCTGAGCTGACCAAGCTGAGGGATCAGCCCTCCTTTTCCCGAGACGGGAAGCAGGTCGAGCTCGCTGCCAACATCGGCAAGCTTGCGGATGTGCAGCGCGCGCTCGATAATGGCGCCGAGGGGATCGGCTTGTTCCGCACCGAGTTTCTTTATATGGGACGCAGCTCGCTGCCAACCGAAGAGGAGCAATACACCAGCTACAAATATGTACTCGAAAAAATGAACGGCAAGCCCGTCGTCATCCGCACGCTCGACATTGGCGGCGACAAAGAGCTTCCTTACATGGATTTGCCGAAGGAAAGCAATCCATTCCTTGGTCAGCGCGCGCTGCGGCTTTGCCTCGACCGCCAGGATATTTTCCGCACGCAGCTGCGCGCCCTGCTTCGTGCCAGCAGCCACGGCAATCTCAAAATCATGTTCCCGATGATTGCGGTCATCGAAGAGCTGCTTGAGGCGAAAAAACTGCTGGCCGAAGAACAGGCAAAGCTTGCTGCCGAGGGAATTGCTGTCGCAGACCATATTGAAGTCGGCATGATGGTTGAAATTCCGTCCGCTGCTGTGTCCGCTGACCTGTTCGCGCCAGAGGTTGATTTTTTCAGCATCGGGACGAATGATTTGATTCAATATACGATGGCGGCAGATCGAATGAACGAGACGGTATCGTATTTGTACCAGCCTTGGCATCCTTCGATTTTGCGCCTCATCAGCATGGTGATCAAAGCCGCGAAGCAGGAAGGCAAATGGGTTGGCATGTGCGGGGAAATGGCTGGCGATACGACGGCGATTCCGCTGCTGCTTGGGCTTGGGCTGGATGAATTCAGCATGAGCGCTGGCGCGATTTTGCAGGCTAGACAGCTCGTTGGCGAGCTGGACCAGGCCGAGTGGGCTGCTTACGCTGAGCAAGCGCTTCTCATTCGCAGCTATGAGCAAGTGACCGATTTCGTTGAGCAAAAACGCAAATAA